A single Pantoea rwandensis DNA region contains:
- a CDS encoding HTH-type transcriptional regulator: protein MEIKDPMVELLSSLEQIVLTRDAQPSVSEITLNAVSVPEPQRLREMTGMQVDEFARVMGVSVSSVKSWEAQRTRPSATARKLMKLLQANPYLGRQLLE from the coding sequence ATGGAAATAAAAGATCCAATGGTCGAGTTATTGAGTAGCCTTGAGCAGATTGTTTTGACACGTGATGCACAGCCTTCCGTATCAGAAATTACACTCAACGCAGTATCCGTTCCCGAGCCACAGCGTTTACGCGAAATGACCGGCATGCAGGTGGATGAGTTCGCCCGCGTGATGGGGGTGAGCGTTTCATCTGTAAAAAGTTGGGAGGCGCAACGCACGCGCCCATCCGCTACGGCGCGTAAACTGATGAAACTGCTGCAAGCAAACCCCTATCTGGGACGGCAGTTACTCGAGTAA
- a CDS encoding ABC transporter ATP-binding protein: MNDHPVLSVRNLRVQFRGSPVTVLDDISLTLHAGETLALVGESGCGKSITSLTLMGLQPASAEILQGEMQFDGRSLRDLSASDYASLRGNQLAMIFQEPMTSLNPAFTLGDQLSEAVMRHRHVNRRTAMEAALTILQKVQIPAPEMRLKAYPHQLSGGMRQRVMIAMALINNPKLLIADEPTTALDVTIQAQILALLNTLKQETGTAVLMITHDLGVVAEVAQRVAVMYAGQVVETGSVEAIFNDPQHPYTIGLMGSIPSLSARSGPLATIPGQVPLPDNMPAGCRFANRCPFAELRCQHNRPALRALANDHQVACFRAPLEQHVTLGETA; encoded by the coding sequence ATGAACGATCACCCGGTGCTTAGCGTTCGCAACCTGCGCGTGCAGTTTCGCGGTTCGCCCGTCACGGTATTGGACGACATCTCTCTGACGCTGCATGCCGGTGAAACGCTGGCACTGGTTGGGGAATCGGGCTGCGGCAAAAGCATCACCTCACTCACCCTGATGGGCCTGCAACCCGCCAGTGCGGAGATTTTACAAGGTGAAATGCAGTTCGACGGACGCAGCCTGCGCGATCTCAGCGCCAGCGACTACGCCAGCCTGCGCGGCAATCAGCTGGCGATGATTTTCCAGGAGCCGATGACCTCGCTCAACCCGGCCTTCACCCTCGGCGACCAGCTCAGCGAAGCGGTGATGCGCCATCGCCACGTCAATCGCCGCACCGCGATGGAAGCCGCGCTGACCATCCTGCAAAAAGTGCAGATTCCTGCCCCGGAGATGCGGCTGAAAGCCTATCCTCACCAGCTCTCTGGCGGCATGCGACAACGCGTAATGATCGCCATGGCATTGATTAACAATCCTAAGCTGCTGATTGCCGATGAGCCAACCACCGCGCTCGACGTCACCATTCAGGCACAGATTCTGGCGCTGCTGAACACCCTGAAACAGGAAACCGGTACCGCCGTATTAATGATCACCCACGACCTGGGCGTGGTGGCCGAAGTCGCGCAGCGCGTCGCGGTGATGTACGCCGGCCAGGTGGTGGAGACCGGCAGCGTGGAAGCGATTTTCAACGATCCCCAGCATCCGTACACCATTGGCCTGATGGGGTCGATTCCCAGCCTGAGCGCGCGCAGCGGCCCACTGGCGACCATTCCCGGCCAGGTTCCGCTGCCGGATAACATGCCTGCGGGCTGCCGCTTTGCCAATCGTTGCCCGTTTGCCGAACTCCGCTGTCAGCACAACCGCCCAGCGCTGCGTGCACTGGCGAACGATCATCAGGTCGCCTGTTTCCGCGCCCCACTGGAACAGCATGTCACGCTGGGAGAGACCGCATGA
- a CDS encoding urea amidolyase associated protein UAAP2, giving the protein MITESLLNPAEAPFQQQVNAGDYWLQRIEAGQTLRITDLEGNQAADTLFFNADDTAERYSMSDTLRGQKNVFLSAGSVLRSNLDRPMLTITADTCGRHDTLGGACSCESNTVRYDLEKRHMHSCRDSWMLAVAEKPEFGLTRRDITHNINFFMNVPVTHDGGLTFADGISAPGKYVEMVAQMNILVLISNCPQLNNPCNGYNPTPILVSVW; this is encoded by the coding sequence ATGATCACTGAAAGCTTACTCAATCCCGCCGAAGCGCCATTCCAGCAGCAGGTGAATGCCGGTGATTACTGGTTGCAGCGTATCGAAGCGGGCCAGACGTTGCGTATCACCGATCTGGAAGGTAATCAGGCTGCCGATACCCTGTTTTTCAATGCCGACGACACTGCCGAACGCTACAGCATGAGCGATACGCTGCGCGGGCAAAAAAATGTGTTTCTGAGTGCAGGCAGCGTGCTGCGTTCCAACTTAGATCGTCCGATGCTGACGATCACCGCCGATACCTGTGGCCGCCACGATACGCTGGGCGGTGCCTGTTCCTGTGAGAGCAACACCGTGCGCTACGACCTGGAGAAGCGTCATATGCACTCCTGCCGCGATAGCTGGATGCTGGCAGTGGCCGAAAAACCGGAATTCGGCCTGACGCGCCGTGATATCACCCACAACATCAACTTCTTTATGAACGTGCCGGTGACGCACGACGGCGGTCTGACCTTTGCCGATGGCATTTCTGCACCGGGCAAATACGTCGAGATGGTGGCGCAGATGAACATCCTGGTGCTGATCTCCAACTGCCCGCAGCTCAACAATCCCTGTAACGGGTACAACCCCACGCCGATCTTAGTCAGCGTGTGGTGA
- a CDS encoding FadR/GntR family transcriptional regulator, with protein sequence MSHTSDNARNSSSALEQLRQLIQQQEQQPDRALPTERELAERFGVGRREIRRALDVLEEEGRIWRKQGKGTFVGPAAPVQPLALHDLPQQSNLLEVMEARLQLEPGLARLAALRASKEQIALMKRLLERMNGITAPEDGDQHELWDSAFHRAIAEAAGNRLMLGLFDAVDAVRRDPGWQHLRVQARTPARLNNYDDHHQRLVNHIAQRQPHEAAAAMREHLLALQQALLEALYSHQEETP encoded by the coding sequence ATGAGTCACACGTCAGATAACGCGCGCAACTCCAGTTCTGCTCTGGAGCAACTGCGCCAACTGATCCAGCAACAGGAGCAGCAGCCCGACCGCGCGTTGCCTACGGAACGTGAACTGGCGGAGCGCTTTGGCGTCGGACGCCGTGAGATTCGTCGCGCGCTTGACGTGCTCGAAGAGGAGGGGCGCATCTGGCGCAAGCAGGGCAAAGGCACCTTTGTTGGCCCGGCGGCACCGGTACAGCCGCTGGCGCTGCACGATTTGCCGCAGCAGTCGAACCTGCTGGAGGTGATGGAAGCCCGCTTGCAACTGGAACCCGGATTGGCGCGACTGGCCGCCCTGCGCGCCAGTAAAGAGCAGATCGCGCTGATGAAGCGCCTGCTGGAACGCATGAATGGCATCACAGCCCCGGAGGATGGCGACCAGCACGAACTGTGGGACAGCGCCTTTCATCGCGCCATCGCCGAAGCTGCTGGAAATCGCCTGATGCTGGGATTATTCGACGCGGTAGATGCCGTGCGCCGCGATCCAGGCTGGCAGCATCTGCGTGTGCAGGCGCGCACGCCCGCCCGCCTCAACAATTACGACGACCATCACCAGCGCCTGGTGAATCACATCGCGCAACGCCAGCCCCATGAAGCCGCTGCTGCGATGCGCGAACACTTACTGGCGCTGCAACAGGCGCTGCTTGAAGCGCTTTACAGCCATCAAGAGGAGACGCCATGA
- a CDS encoding ABC transporter ATP-binding protein, translating to MPLLQLKNLEKHYGEQVVLERLNIDVEEGEFVAIVGASGCGKTTFLNMLLGTESPTKGQLLLDGEPIPDEPDAHRGVVFQRYSVFPHLTVLGNVMLAEEFSTARWLGRVWGKKRQVIRQRAQAMLAQVGLEHAQNKYPHQLSGGMQQRLALAQALMKQPRILLLDEPFGALDPGIRSEMHQLITRLWQQHNLTIFMITHDLKEGFSLASRLLVFDKLRHDPHAPQAWGATITYDLPLDHDQPAAGLPSEPQVA from the coding sequence ATGCCATTACTGCAACTGAAAAATCTGGAAAAACACTACGGCGAACAGGTGGTGCTGGAGCGACTCAATATCGATGTGGAAGAGGGAGAATTTGTGGCGATTGTCGGGGCATCCGGCTGTGGCAAAACCACTTTTCTCAACATGCTGCTCGGCACCGAATCGCCCACCAAAGGGCAACTTCTGCTGGACGGCGAACCGATCCCCGATGAACCCGATGCCCATCGCGGTGTGGTGTTTCAGCGCTACTCGGTGTTTCCCCACTTGACGGTGCTCGGCAACGTGATGCTGGCGGAAGAGTTCAGCACCGCCCGCTGGCTGGGACGTGTGTGGGGTAAAAAGCGCCAGGTGATACGTCAGCGTGCGCAGGCAATGCTGGCGCAGGTTGGCCTGGAGCATGCGCAAAACAAATACCCGCACCAGCTCTCGGGCGGCATGCAGCAACGCCTGGCGCTGGCACAGGCGCTGATGAAACAGCCGCGTATCCTGCTGCTCGACGAACCCTTTGGGGCGCTCGATCCTGGCATTCGCAGCGAGATGCACCAGCTGATTACCCGCCTGTGGCAGCAGCATAACTTGACCATTTTTATGATCACGCATGATTTGAAAGAGGGCTTCAGCCTGGCTTCGCGCTTGCTGGTGTTCGACAAACTGCGTCATGACCCGCACGCGCCGCAAGCCTGGGGCGCGACTATCACTTACGATCTGCCACTCGACCACGACCAGCCCGCTGCTGGCCTGCCGTCTGAGCCGCAGGTGGCTTAA
- the uca gene encoding urea carboxylase → MIDRVLIANRGAIAVRIIRTLQAMNIRAIAVYAEADRHARHVRLADEAWSLGEGQVRDTYLNQQKILEIAAQSGAQAVHPGYGFLSENPEFVTRCEAAGVQFLGPTTEQMAAFGLKHRARALAQENQVPLLPGSGLLTSLDEAHVMAEQIGYPVMLKSTAGGGGIGMQRCDDAEQLNAAFTRVKRLAGNNFADDGVFLEKFIARARHIEVQILGDGAGNVIALGERDCSAQRRNQKVLEETPAPGLSAAVRAELQATAVRLACAVNYRSAGTVEYVYDDASQQFWFLEVNTRLQVEHGVTEMVYGVDLVRWMVELAQQTLPPLHTLSTEAQGHAIQVRLYAEDPAKQFQPSAGLLSHVKFPTESEDATLRIDSSVETGMEVSPFYDPMLAKVIVHAASREVALRSMAQALDATELYGIETNLLWLRHLCSLPEVQQGRIITATLGGVQWQPPTLDILSGGTLTTVQDAPGRVGYWHVGVPPSGPFDSRAFQLGNRLLKNDAQAAGLEITLRGPTLRFNQTCSFVITGAPIAAQLDQQTLTMHQIVTAQAGQTLTLGDISEGCRSYLLLAGGLDTPRYLGSRSTFTLGKFGGHAGRALRAGDVLHLADPQVLATADLPGELVPELNGEWLLRVIYGPHGAPTFFTDDDIAEFFAAEWQVHYNSSRTGIRLIGPKPTWARSDGGEAGMHPSNIHDNAYAFGTVDFTGDMPVILGPDGPSLGGFVCPATVIEADLWKLGQLKAGDHVRFLPIDLNSADQLAQAEREAIIKLQSVPLTVNAALPLIDPLLHHQAAENGRPSLSVRAAGDRFLLVEYGDLMLDIALRFRVHALMQQLQAHPLPGQLELTPGIRSLQVHYDAQCCVRSKLLAQILHIDRELGDLSEASVPSRTVWLPLSWDDAACREAITRYSQSVRPDAPWCPSNIEFIRRINGLTNIDEVKEIVFSAAYLVMGLGDVYLGAPVATPLDPRHRLVTTKYNPARTWTAENSVGIGGAYMCVYGMEGPGGYQFVGRTMQMWNRDRQTAAFTQPWLLRFFDQIRFYPVSAEELLSIRERFPWGDYPLRSEEGEFRLADYQAMLVEQAGEIDAFQQQRQQAFDSELARWRAEGQFTFDSQLQEQRAEEITVPAGCSPVESQVAGSVWQWLVDEGSEIEAGATVGILESMKMEIPIVAPVSGKIHCFYRQAGQQVQAGQLLMVIDPSAA, encoded by the coding sequence ATGATTGATCGCGTATTGATTGCCAACCGTGGCGCGATTGCCGTGCGCATCATCCGTACCTTGCAAGCCATGAACATCCGCGCGATTGCGGTGTATGCCGAAGCCGATCGCCACGCGCGCCATGTGCGACTGGCCGATGAAGCCTGGTCGCTGGGCGAAGGGCAGGTGCGAGACACTTATCTCAATCAGCAAAAAATACTGGAAATTGCCGCACAGAGCGGGGCGCAGGCGGTGCATCCCGGCTACGGTTTCCTCAGTGAAAATCCCGAGTTTGTGACGCGCTGTGAAGCGGCCGGCGTGCAGTTCCTTGGCCCAACGACCGAACAGATGGCGGCATTTGGTTTGAAACATCGTGCGCGTGCGCTGGCACAGGAAAATCAGGTGCCGCTGTTGCCCGGCAGTGGTTTGCTGACTTCGCTGGACGAAGCACACGTCATGGCGGAACAGATTGGCTATCCGGTGATGTTGAAAAGCACCGCCGGTGGCGGCGGTATTGGCATGCAGCGCTGCGATGATGCCGAGCAGCTTAACGCCGCATTTACACGCGTGAAACGTCTGGCAGGCAACAACTTCGCCGACGATGGCGTATTTTTAGAGAAATTTATCGCCCGCGCGCGTCACATCGAAGTACAGATTTTAGGCGATGGGGCCGGCAACGTCATCGCCCTTGGCGAGCGTGATTGTTCCGCCCAGCGCCGCAACCAAAAAGTGCTGGAAGAAACACCCGCGCCGGGACTGAGTGCGGCCGTTCGCGCCGAACTGCAGGCCACGGCGGTGCGTCTGGCGTGCGCGGTCAATTACCGCAGCGCAGGCACCGTGGAGTATGTCTACGATGATGCCAGCCAGCAGTTCTGGTTCCTTGAAGTGAACACCCGTTTGCAGGTGGAGCACGGCGTCACTGAAATGGTGTATGGCGTGGATTTGGTACGCTGGATGGTGGAGCTGGCGCAGCAAACGTTGCCGCCGCTGCACACCTTATCGACTGAGGCGCAGGGCCATGCGATACAGGTGCGCCTGTACGCCGAAGATCCGGCCAAACAGTTCCAGCCCAGTGCCGGTTTGCTTAGTCACGTTAAGTTTCCGACGGAAAGTGAAGACGCCACGCTGCGCATCGACAGCAGCGTGGAAACCGGCATGGAGGTGTCGCCGTTCTACGATCCGATGCTGGCAAAAGTGATTGTGCATGCGGCCAGCCGTGAAGTGGCATTGCGCAGCATGGCGCAGGCGCTGGACGCTACCGAGCTGTACGGTATCGAAACCAATCTGCTGTGGTTGCGCCATCTCTGTTCGCTGCCAGAAGTCCAGCAAGGCCGCATCATCACCGCCACGTTGGGCGGCGTGCAGTGGCAACCGCCTACGCTGGATATCCTCAGCGGCGGCACCTTAACGACGGTGCAGGATGCGCCTGGCCGCGTCGGCTACTGGCACGTGGGTGTGCCGCCGTCTGGCCCGTTTGACAGCCGCGCGTTCCAGCTGGGGAACCGCCTGCTGAAAAACGACGCGCAGGCGGCGGGACTGGAGATCACCCTGCGTGGCCCCACGCTGCGTTTTAACCAGACGTGCAGCTTTGTCATCACCGGGGCACCGATTGCCGCGCAGCTGGATCAGCAGACATTAACGATGCACCAGATTGTCACCGCACAGGCCGGGCAAACCCTGACGCTGGGCGATATCAGCGAAGGGTGCCGCAGCTATCTGCTGCTGGCAGGGGGCTTGGATACGCCGCGCTATCTCGGCAGCCGCAGCACCTTTACGCTCGGCAAGTTTGGCGGTCATGCCGGGCGCGCTTTACGTGCGGGCGATGTGTTGCATCTTGCCGATCCGCAGGTGCTGGCAACGGCAGACTTGCCTGGCGAGTTGGTGCCGGAACTTAACGGCGAATGGCTGCTGCGGGTGATTTATGGCCCGCACGGCGCACCGACCTTCTTTACCGATGATGATATCGCGGAGTTCTTTGCCGCCGAGTGGCAGGTGCACTACAACTCCAGCCGTACCGGCATTCGCCTGATTGGCCCCAAACCGACCTGGGCACGCAGCGACGGCGGTGAAGCGGGTATGCATCCCTCCAACATTCACGACAACGCCTATGCCTTCGGCACGGTGGATTTTACCGGTGATATGCCGGTGATCCTCGGCCCGGACGGCCCCTCACTCGGTGGCTTTGTCTGTCCGGCCACGGTGATCGAAGCCGATCTGTGGAAGCTCGGACAGCTCAAAGCCGGGGATCATGTGCGCTTCCTGCCGATCGATCTTAACAGTGCAGATCAACTGGCGCAGGCAGAGCGTGAAGCGATCATCAAACTGCAATCCGTACCACTTACAGTGAACGCTGCGCTGCCCCTTATTGATCCACTATTGCACCATCAGGCGGCAGAAAATGGCCGCCCATCGCTCAGTGTGCGTGCGGCAGGTGACCGTTTCCTGTTGGTTGAATATGGCGATTTGATGCTGGATATCGCCCTGCGTTTCCGCGTGCACGCGTTGATGCAACAGCTGCAAGCCCATCCGCTGCCGGGTCAGCTGGAATTAACGCCGGGCATTCGTTCGCTGCAGGTGCACTACGATGCACAGTGCTGTGTGAGAAGTAAGCTGTTGGCGCAAATTTTGCACATTGATAGAGAGTTAGGCGACCTCAGCGAGGCCTCAGTGCCCTCACGCACCGTATGGTTGCCGCTCAGCTGGGACGATGCGGCCTGCCGTGAGGCGATTACCCGCTACAGCCAGTCTGTACGCCCTGATGCGCCCTGGTGCCCCAGCAATATTGAATTTATCCGCCGCATCAATGGCCTTACCAACATTGATGAGGTGAAGGAGATCGTGTTCAGCGCCGCCTATCTGGTGATGGGGCTGGGCGATGTCTATCTCGGTGCACCCGTGGCGACGCCGCTCGATCCGCGTCATCGCCTGGTGACCACGAAGTACAATCCGGCACGCACCTGGACAGCGGAAAACTCGGTAGGTATTGGTGGCGCTTACATGTGCGTCTATGGCATGGAAGGGCCGGGCGGTTATCAGTTTGTCGGGCGCACCATGCAGATGTGGAATCGCGATCGGCAGACCGCTGCGTTCACTCAGCCGTGGCTGCTGCGCTTTTTCGATCAAATCCGCTTTTATCCGGTTAGCGCCGAGGAATTGCTCAGCATTCGCGAGCGTTTCCCGTGGGGTGACTATCCGCTGCGTAGCGAAGAGGGCGAATTCCGGCTTGCAGATTATCAGGCGATGCTGGTGGAGCAGGCTGGTGAAATCGACGCCTTCCAGCAACAGCGTCAGCAGGCTTTTGACAGTGAGCTGGCACGCTGGCGCGCCGAAGGGCAATTTACCTTCGACAGCCAGTTACAGGAACAGCGTGCAGAAGAAATTACGGTGCCTGCAGGGTGTAGCCCGGTAGAGAGCCAGGTGGCGGGCAGCGTGTGGCAATGGTTGGTTGACGAAGGCAGTGAGATTGAAGCGGGTGCCACGGTAGGCATACTCGAATCCATGAAGATGGAGATCCCGATCGTGGCGCCAGTCAGTGGAAAAATCCATTGTTTCTATCGCCAGGCTGGGCAACAAGTGCAGGCGGGTCAATTGCTTATGGTGATCGATCCTTCTGCGGCATAA
- a CDS encoding ABC transporter permease → MRKLINYQPLPLGRLLLGILPLLALLLVYLFASDARLSLNAADKLLPGFNAMGDAISRMAFQPSPRTGEYLLWTDTAASLMRLLSGVAISALLALAIGLFTGALPVVRAVLAPLVTVVALVPPLAILPILFICFGLGEVSKVVLIVIGITPLIARDLQLQVEKIPREQLVKAQTLGGHSAQILWRVILPQLMPRLLDAVRLSLASAWLFLIAAEAIAATEGLGYRIFLMRRYLAMDVILPYVAWIALLAFVLDLLLRLISRRCWPWYHAK, encoded by the coding sequence ATGCGTAAATTGATCAACTACCAACCGCTGCCGCTCGGTCGCCTGCTGCTTGGCATCCTGCCGCTGCTGGCGCTGCTGCTGGTCTATCTGTTCGCGTCGGATGCGCGTCTCAGCCTGAACGCCGCAGACAAACTGTTGCCGGGGTTTAACGCGATGGGGGACGCCATCAGTCGCATGGCGTTTCAGCCCAGCCCGCGTACCGGGGAATACCTGCTGTGGACCGACACCGCTGCTAGCCTGATGCGTCTGCTGAGCGGCGTGGCGATCAGCGCACTGCTGGCGCTGGCGATTGGCCTGTTCACCGGCGCGCTGCCGGTGGTGCGGGCAGTGCTGGCACCGCTGGTGACGGTCGTCGCGCTGGTGCCACCGCTGGCGATTCTGCCGATTCTGTTTATCTGCTTTGGCCTGGGAGAAGTGTCGAAAGTGGTGCTGATCGTGATCGGCATTACCCCGCTGATTGCACGCGATTTACAGCTGCAGGTGGAGAAAATCCCGCGCGAGCAGTTGGTGAAAGCGCAGACACTCGGTGGGCACAGCGCGCAGATTTTGTGGCGCGTGATCCTGCCGCAGCTGATGCCGCGTCTGCTGGATGCGGTGCGTCTGTCGCTGGCGTCGGCGTGGCTGTTCCTGATTGCTGCCGAAGCGATTGCCGCCACTGAAGGGTTGGGTTACCGCATCTTCCTGATGCGCCGTTATCTGGCGATGGATGTGATTTTGCCGTACGTGGCGTGGATCGCGCTGCTGGCCTTTGTGCTCGACCTGCTGCTGCGGCTGATCAGCCGTCGCTGCTGGCCGTGGTATCACGCGAAATAA
- a CDS encoding putative urea ABC transporter substrate-binding protein, with protein sequence MIKACLRLLLLCTVALFSVNTLAADKPSFKICWSIYAGWMPWDYAQQSGIVKKWADKYGIDIQLVQVNDYIESVNQYTAGGFDGCTMTNMDAMTIPATGGVDSTALIVGDYSNGNDGILLKGKGNIASLKGKPINLVELSVSHYLLARALEKSGMSEKDVKVVNTADADLVAAFGTSDVHSIVTWNPLLAEAEKQPDSHLIFSSAQIPGEILDLLVVNTATLKKYPQLGKALTGAWYETLKTMSGASDSAKAARTQMAQASGTDLAGFDQQLAATHLFSDAKTTLDFVDSPQLKATMQLVAEFSFKHGLLGEGAPSADVVGVETPAGNWGDTNNVKLRFTDEFTKLAATGQL encoded by the coding sequence ATGATCAAAGCCTGCCTTCGCTTGCTGTTGCTTTGCACCGTCGCACTGTTCAGCGTCAATACGCTGGCTGCCGACAAACCCTCCTTCAAGATCTGTTGGTCCATTTACGCGGGCTGGATGCCGTGGGATTACGCCCAGCAAAGCGGCATCGTGAAAAAATGGGCCGATAAATACGGCATCGATATCCAGTTGGTGCAGGTCAATGACTACATCGAGTCGGTGAATCAGTACACCGCCGGTGGCTTTGACGGCTGCACCATGACCAACATGGATGCGATGACCATTCCTGCCACCGGCGGCGTGGACAGCACCGCGCTGATCGTCGGCGACTACTCCAACGGCAATGACGGCATTCTGCTGAAAGGCAAAGGCAACATTGCCTCGCTGAAAGGCAAACCGATCAATCTGGTCGAACTCTCTGTGTCTCACTATCTGCTGGCGCGTGCACTGGAGAAATCTGGCATGAGCGAGAAGGATGTCAAAGTGGTGAACACCGCGGATGCCGATCTGGTGGCGGCATTTGGCACCTCGGACGTGCACTCTATCGTGACCTGGAACCCGCTGCTGGCCGAAGCTGAGAAGCAGCCGGACAGCCATTTGATTTTCTCTTCAGCACAAATCCCCGGTGAAATCCTCGATCTGCTGGTGGTGAATACCGCCACCTTGAAAAAGTATCCGCAGCTGGGCAAGGCGCTGACCGGTGCCTGGTATGAAACCCTGAAAACCATGTCCGGTGCGAGTGACAGTGCCAAAGCTGCCCGCACGCAAATGGCGCAGGCTTCCGGCACCGATCTGGCAGGCTTCGATCAGCAGCTGGCCGCCACCCACCTGTTTAGCGATGCCAAAACCACCCTCGATTTTGTCGATAGCCCGCAGCTGAAAGCCACCATGCAGCTGGTCGCAGAGTTCTCCTTCAAGCATGGATTACTGGGCGAAGGCGCACCAAGTGCTGATGTGGTGGGCGTGGAAACGCCAGCAGGAAACTGGGGCGATACCAACAACGTGAAACTGCGCTTCACCGATGAGTTCACCAAACTGGCCGCTACGGGTCAGCTATAA
- a CDS encoding ABC transporter ATP-binding protein has protein sequence MKPISECRDLSKTFAGPNRLFKRNRGVTAVDRVSLQVMPGETLAIVGESGSGKSTLGRLMLRLLAASAGDVFYQGESITDASGARLNQLRRELQIIFQDPFASLNPRMTVQQIVGEPLWLHEKLSREARHARVAELLRTVGLPAAWAERYPHEFSGGQRQRIGIARALASQPKLLLGDEPVSALDVSVQAQVVNLLESLKQQFGLTMIIVAHGLAVIRHMSDRVAVMYLGQIVEVATVDEIFDAPLHPYTQALIASAPQMQPGVSRQIPMLQGDLPNPANPPSGCRFHTRCPWATADCRQFEPINQVLSGGRQIACHRWQEINRDRSVITIAPPSAAFLRRRALFEQAVKQQA, from the coding sequence ATGAAACCGATTTCAGAGTGCCGCGATTTAAGCAAAACCTTCGCCGGGCCCAACCGCTTATTCAAACGCAATCGCGGCGTCACGGCGGTGGATCGCGTGTCGTTACAGGTGATGCCGGGCGAAACGCTGGCCATTGTCGGCGAGTCAGGATCAGGCAAATCGACCCTCGGCCGTTTGATGCTACGCCTGCTGGCGGCCAGTGCCGGAGATGTGTTTTATCAGGGCGAAAGCATTACCGATGCCAGCGGCGCACGCCTGAATCAACTGCGTCGCGAACTGCAAATCATCTTTCAGGACCCCTTTGCCTCGCTCAATCCACGCATGACGGTGCAACAGATTGTCGGCGAGCCGCTGTGGCTGCATGAAAAACTGAGCCGAGAGGCGCGCCATGCTCGTGTTGCGGAACTGCTTCGCACCGTGGGTTTACCGGCGGCCTGGGCAGAGCGTTATCCGCACGAATTTTCCGGCGGTCAGCGTCAGCGTATCGGCATCGCCCGTGCCCTCGCCTCCCAACCCAAATTGCTGCTGGGCGATGAGCCGGTTTCCGCCTTAGACGTTTCCGTGCAGGCGCAGGTGGTGAATCTGCTGGAGAGCCTGAAACAGCAGTTTGGCCTGACGATGATCATCGTGGCGCACGGTCTGGCAGTGATTCGCCATATGAGCGATCGCGTGGCGGTGATGTACCTCGGACAGATTGTTGAAGTCGCCACCGTGGACGAGATTTTTGACGCGCCGCTGCACCCCTATACCCAAGCGCTGATCGCCTCCGCGCCGCAGATGCAACCCGGTGTCAGCCGCCAGATTCCAATGTTGCAGGGCGACCTGCCCAATCCAGCCAATCCGCCCAGTGGCTGTCGTTTTCACACCCGCTGCCCATGGGCGACAGCAGATTGTCGTCAGTTTGAACCCATTAACCAGGTGCTGAGCGGTGGCCGCCAGATTGCCTGCCATCGCTGGCAGGAAATTAACCGCGATCGCAGCGTTATCACTATCGCACCACCTTCTGCCGCCTTTTTACGTCGCCGCGCGCTGTTTGAGCAGGCGGTCAAACAACAAGCCTAA
- a CDS encoding urea amidolyase associated protein UAAP1 yields MNAYQTLLPAGSHWSLVMRSGTALTLTDIEGGANVGMLFYNPENLLERYNAPDTLKCQHTFRLTAGHCLYSDMGRIFCGIEEDSFGWHESVCGTLNAEQTAARFGTSDYQQARNLRHQNGYDSFLVELAKYGLGQRDMASCLNLFARVRADDNGALQLEQQGAPGAQVRLRFAMDTLVILHTCPHPLNASSEYPRQPVQIALNAQRAPLPEICLARGENQRGLRNNALYQLQGEI; encoded by the coding sequence ATGAATGCTTATCAAACCCTGTTACCGGCGGGATCGCATTGGTCGCTGGTGATGCGCAGCGGCACCGCGCTGACACTGACCGATATTGAAGGCGGCGCCAACGTCGGCATGCTGTTCTACAACCCGGAAAATCTGCTGGAGCGCTACAACGCGCCCGATACGTTGAAGTGCCAGCACACCTTCCGTCTGACAGCCGGGCACTGCCTTTATTCCGATATGGGGCGCATTTTCTGCGGCATCGAAGAAGACAGTTTCGGCTGGCATGAGAGCGTTTGCGGCACCTTAAATGCTGAGCAAACTGCCGCACGCTTCGGCACCAGCGACTATCAGCAGGCGCGCAATCTGCGCCATCAAAACGGCTACGACAGTTTCCTCGTCGAGCTGGCGAAATACGGCCTCGGCCAGCGTGATATGGCCTCTTGCCTCAACCTGTTTGCCAGGGTGCGCGCCGATGATAACGGCGCGCTGCAACTGGAGCAGCAGGGTGCACCTGGCGCACAGGTGCGGCTGCGCTTCGCCATGGACACGTTAGTGATCCTGCACACCTGCCCGCATCCGCTGAATGCCAGCAGCGAATATCCGCGCCAGCCGGTGCAGATCGCACTGAACGCCCAGCGCGCGCCACTGCCGGAAATTTGCCTGGCGCGTGGTGAGAACCAGCGCGGTCTGCGCAACAACGCGCTCTATCAGCTGCAAGGAGAAATCTGA